A window of the Paralichthys olivaceus isolate ysfri-2021 chromosome 5, ASM2471397v2, whole genome shotgun sequence genome harbors these coding sequences:
- the ndel1b gene encoding nuclear distribution protein nudE-like 1-B, whose protein sequence is MDTEMIPKFSSKDEEVDYWKSQALKYKKSCHDAQEELQEFQEGSRELEAELEAQLTQAEHRLRDLQTENERLKNEVTNLKEKLEQHYAQSYKQISMLEDDLGQTRSIKEQLHKYVRELEQANDDLERAKRATIVSLEDFEGRLNQAIERNAFLESELDEKESLLVSVQRLKDEARDLRQELAVRERTTDRMSAPSSPTLDIDKIDSAVQASLSLPATPIGKSIDHPFISPKALTNGCGSSSLTPSARLSALNIVGDLLRKVGALESKLAACRNFAKDQAARKNYSSDSSTLINSNATKFSHSLHTSYYDKTTVNGLDPSSLTSMAPSRAVSPPGMLPLSV, encoded by the exons ATGGACACAGAGATGATTCCCAAATTTTCGTCAAAGGATGAGGAAGTTGATTACTGGAAGTCACAAGCCCTCAAATATAAGAAAAG CTGCCATGATGCACAGGAAGAGCTGCAGGAGTTCCAGGAGGGGAGCCGAGAACTGGAGGCTGAGTTGGAGGCGCAGCTCACCCAGGCCGAACACCGCCTTCGAGACCTACAAACTGAGAATGAGCGACTGAAGAACGAGGTGACCAACCTCAAG GAGAAGCTGGAGCAGCATTACGCCCAGAGCTACAAACAGATATCTATGCTAGAGGATGATCTGGGCCAGACGCGCAGCATCAAGGAGCAACTCCACAAATACGTCCGTGAGCTTGAGCAGGCTAACGACGACCTGGAGAGAGCCAAAAG GGCCACAATAGTGTCTCTGGAGGACTTCGAGGGCCGTTTAAACCAGGCTATTGAGAGAAACGCCTTCCTTGAGAGCGAGCTGGATGAGAAGGAGTCGCTTCTAGTGTCTGTGCAGCGGCTGAAAGATGAAGCACGAG ACCTCAGACAGGAGCTGGCAGTGAGGGAGCGGACGACGGATAGGATGTCAGCACCCAGCTCACCCACCTTAGACATCGACAAGATAGATTCTGCAGTGCAGGCCTCTTTGTCCCTCCCAGCCACACCTATAGGAAAGAGCATAGATCACCCGTTCATCAGCCCGAAAG CTTTGACCAATGGCTGTGGCAGCTCCTCCCTCACTCCTTCTGCAAGACTTTCAGCACTTAACATCGTTGGTGATCTCCTGAGAAAAGTCGGG GCCCTGGAGTCCAAGCTCGCAGCCTGTAGGAACTTTGCCAAAGATCAGGCAGCAAGGAAAAATTACTCGTCTGACAGCAGCACACTCATCAACAGCAATGCCACCAAATTCTCTCACTCTCTACATACCTCTTACTACGATAAAAC GACTGTTAATGGATTGGACCCAAGCTCCTTGACCTCCATGGCGCCATCCAGGGCTGTGTCTCCACCAGGCATGCTGCCTCTTAGTGTGTGA
- the LOC109642347 gene encoding RING finger protein 222: MAFYKEGSQEDAQECPVCYECLSGTERTLSCGHVFCHDCLVKTLVSINSINSDGSIRDTIVCPVCRHLTFIRKQKEALVSLAADKAAHEAQTLEVPLPLPQGQLQSARHTSRDTLPRGVNWIARCFRGISERARRQRLISPGHNASQIFIISAEGRPMAEDDALSVVMTVVQPQRRRRRRICTTARCLLILLSAFTILALVAATLPWILLA; the protein is encoded by the coding sequence ATGGCATTTTACAAGGAGGGCAGCCAGGAGGACGCACAGGAGTGTCCAGTGTGCTATGAGTGTCTGTCAGGCACCGAGAGGACCCTGAGCTGCGGACATGTGTTCTGCCACGACTGCCTGGTCAAAACGCTGGTCAGCATCAACAGCATCAACAGCGATGGGAGCATCAGGGACACGATCGTTTGCCCCGTCTGTCGACACCTGACGTTCATCAGGAAGCAGAAGGAAGCGCTGGTGTCCCTCGCTGCGGACAAGGCTGCGCATGAAGCGCAGACCCTGGAGGTGCCTCTCCCGCTGCCGCAGGGGCAGCTCCAGAGCGCACGGCACACCTCCAGGGACACTTTGCCGAGGGGAGTGAACTGGATCGCTCGCTGCTTCAGGGGGATCTCGGAGCGAGCCCGTCGACAGAGGCTGATCAGCCCCGGCCACAACGCATCTCAGATCTTCATCATCAGCGCTGAGGGGCGACCCATGGCTGAGGACGATGCGCTCAGCGTGGTGATGACCGTGGTTCAGCCGCAGCGCAGGCGAAGGCGCAGGATTTGCACGACCGCACGGTGCCTCCTCATTTTGCTGTCGGCGTTTACTATACTCGCACTGGTGGCTGCAACTTTACCATGGATTTTATTGGCATAG
- the LOC109642346 gene encoding medium-chain acyl-CoA ligase ACSF2, mitochondrial-like gives MSAFIYYSVLRSSAHTLRSVDALKRSRTLKTCSTTLLRCARSLHVDSRPLKPSLTSSYVHGTSSISLLSQTVSQSLDATVEKWPDREAVVLLQDGIRKTFAQFQQDVDKAAAGLLALGMKRGDRLGVWGPNTYEWILFQFASAKAGIILVSLNPAYQVKEVEFTLKKVQCKAVICPTHFKTQKFCEMLREICPEIDLTSAGIIKSSRLPDLRMVILTDSRQPGMLHVDDVIQAGESRHHRELMELQSKLSFDDPINIQFTSGTTGSPKGSSLSHHNIVNNAYFVGLRMGYASRPQVRVCLPVPMYHCFGSVLGGMTMAVHGVTLVFPAPAYSAQANLKAIQSERCNVVYGTPTMFIDLLSQPDLHKYELSSVEAGIMAGSPCPPEVVKKLKTDMNMNEITIGYGTTENSPITFLGYPGDSDELKMNTVGCIMSHTEAKVVDPNSGEIVPLGAPGELLIRGSCVMLGYWDDHEKTREVISQDRWYRTGDTASLTSLGYCRIEGRIKDLIIRGGENIYPAEIEQLLYTHHQVHEVQVVGVKDERLGEQVCACIRLKEGQTCSPEEIRAFCKGQISHFKIPHYVIFVDSYPLTASGKIKKNILKQDMEKKLDL, from the exons ATGTCCGCATTTATCTATTACTCGGTGCTGAGGTCTtctgctcacacactcagatcCGTGGATGCACTCAAACGCAGCAGGACACTGAAAACATGCAGCACGACCTTGCTCCGATG TGCCAGGTCGCTCCATGTGGACAGTCGTCCTCTCAAACCCTCTCTGACCAGCAGCTACGTGCATGgcacctcctccatctctctgctctcccAGACTGTGAGCCAGAGCCTGGACGCCACGGTGGAAAAGTGGCCTGACCGTGAAGCTGTGGTTTTGCTGCAGGACGGCATTCGGAAAACCTTTGCACAGTTTCAGCAGGAT GTTGACAAGGCGGCTGCAGGTCTCCTCGCTTTGGGCATGAAGCGAGGCGACCGACTGGGAGTTTGGGGACCCAACACATATGAATGGATCCTTTTCCAGTTCGCTTCAGCCAAGGCTGGAATCATACTG GTGTCATTGAACCCAGCCTATCAGGTGAAGGAAGTGGAGTTTACTCTAAAGAAG GTCCAGTGTAAGGCAGTGATCTGCCCCACTCACTTTAAAACCCAGAAGTTCTGTGAGATGCTGAGGGAGATCTGCCCAGAGATCGACTTGACATCAGCCGGTATAATCAAAAGCTCCAG GTTGCCAGACTTGCGAATGGTGattttgactgacagcagacaGCCAGGGATGCTCCACGTAGACGATGTGATTCAAGCAGGAGAGAGTCGGCACCACAGAGAGCTGATGGAGCTACAGAGCAAGCTGTCCTTCGATGACCCTATCAACATCCAGTTCACTTCA gGCACTACTGGAAGTCCAAAAGGATCTTCTCTTTCCCATCACAATATTGTAAACAATGCCTACTTCGTGGGTCTGCGAATGGGTTACGCATCCAGA CCTCAGGTGCGAGTGTGTTTACCTGTGCCCATGTACCACTGCTTCGGCTCTGTGCTCGGAGGCATGACTATGGCAGTGCACGGCGTCACGCTTGTCTTCCCTGCTCCTGCCTACAGCGCTCAGGCTAATCTCAAGGCCATTCAGAGTGAAAG GTGCAATGTCGTCTATGGCACTCCCACAATGTTCATCGACTTGCTCAGCCAACCAGATTTACACAAGTATGAGTTGTCATCGGTTGAAGCTG GTATAATGGCAGGTTCTCCGTGCCCCCCTGAGGTtgtgaaaaaactgaaaacagacatGAACATGAATGAGATAACG ATAGGTTATGGAACCACTGAGAACAGCCCCATCACATTTCTGGGATATCCAGGAGACAGCGATGAGCTCAAGATGAATACTGTTGGATGTATCATGAGCCACACTGAG GCGAAAGTGGTGGATCCCAATTCAGGGGAGATCGTCCCTCTGGGGGCACCGGGAGAGCTGCTGATCCGAGGCAGCTGTGTCATGCTTGGGTACTGGGACGACCATGAAAAAACCAGAGAGGTGATCTCCCAAGATCGCTGGTACAGGACCGG TGACACAGCTAGCCTGACTAGTCTGGGATACTGCCGGATTGAGGGACGTATTAAGGACCTGATCATCCGTGGAGGGGAGAACATCTACCCTGCTGAGATAGAACAACTACTCTACACACATCACCAAGTGCACGAAGTGCAG gTGGTTGGAGTGAAAGATGAGAGGTTGGGTGAGCAGGTGTGCGCCTGCATCAGGCTGAAGGAAGGTCAGACCTGCAGCCCAGAGGAGATTAGAGCGTTCTGCAAAGGACAG aTTTCTCACTTCAAAATCCCACATTACGTGATCTTTGTAGACAGCTACCCCCTGACTGCCTCTGGAAAG atcAAGAAGAACATATTAAAGCAGGATATGGAGAAGAAACTCGACCTTTAA